A window of the Hemitrygon akajei chromosome 22, sHemAka1.3, whole genome shotgun sequence genome harbors these coding sequences:
- the mcrip1 gene encoding mapk-regulated corepressor-interacting protein 1 gives MTSSPASRIVYNGKRNNGPRSPTNTAPQEMYTPAHEENVRFIHEAWQCVERELRTQMSGSERGPVQYVEKNPNPNLNNFTPVDLSDLRKRSLSDAKKS, from the exons CTCACCTGCATCAAGAATTGTTTATAATGGCAAACGAAACAATGGACCCCGGTCTCCGACGAACACCGCACCACAGGAGATGTATACACCAGCACATGAGGAAAACGTCAGATTTATACATGAAG CTTGGCAGTGTGTGGAGCGAGAGCTGAGGACCCAAATGTCAGGGAGTGAACGCGGACCTGTCCAGTACGTCGAGAAGAATCCCAATCCAAATTTGAACA ATTTCACACCTGTCGATCTGAGCGACCTACGGAAAAGGAGCTTGTCAGATGCTAAGAAATCTTAA